From the Methylobacterium currus genome, one window contains:
- a CDS encoding GntR family transcriptional regulator, with translation MDDIVEGRGLLSDQIRNALTDEIASGALPAGIALDEQDLADRFGASRTPVREALRQLASSGLVEMRPRRGVVVTRMTPERIMEMFETTAEFEALCVRLATYRMTPLELSALMDLHEQSAAAVAAQDYDAYDAQNRAFHEALYHGTHNGFMAEQALAIRGRLSAFRRTQLRHGERIRRSRAEHGEILRAITEGDGEAAARRMRAHMLNAASALGRYVADHASE, from the coding sequence ACCAGATCCGCAACGCGCTCACCGACGAGATCGCCTCGGGCGCGCTGCCGGCAGGCATCGCCCTCGACGAGCAGGACCTCGCCGATCGCTTCGGGGCCTCGCGCACGCCGGTGCGCGAGGCCCTGCGCCAGCTCGCCTCCAGCGGCCTCGTCGAGATGCGGCCGCGGCGCGGCGTGGTGGTCACACGCATGACGCCTGAGCGGATCATGGAGATGTTCGAGACCACCGCCGAGTTCGAGGCCCTGTGCGTGCGGCTCGCCACCTACCGGATGACGCCGCTCGAGCTGAGCGCCCTGATGGACCTGCACGAGCAATCGGCCGCGGCGGTGGCGGCGCAGGATTACGACGCCTACGACGCTCAGAATCGCGCCTTCCACGAGGCGCTCTATCACGGGACGCATAATGGCTTCATGGCCGAGCAGGCGCTGGCGATCCGCGGGCGCCTCTCGGCCTTCCGCCGCACGCAACTGCGTCACGGCGAGCGCATCCGGCGCTCGCGCGCTGAGCACGGCGAGATCCTGCGGGCGATCACGGAGGGCGACGGCGAGGCCGCGGCGCGGCGGATGCGCGCCCACATGCTCAACGCCGCGAGCGCGCTGGGCCGCTACGTGGCGGATCACGCGAGCGAGTGA